The following is a genomic window from Lysinibacillus sp. G4S2.
AGAACGTTTACATTTTTTACACGACACATATGGTGTGAATTGCAATTTTAGTCATGATATTTATCAACAGGCTGATTTAATCATTTTAGCAATGAAACCTAAGGATGCCGTAGCAGCGATGCATATGTTAAAGCCCAAAATTACAGAGCAATCAGCCGTTCTTTCTATTTTAGCCGGGATTGCTATTACTACTATTACAGAACATTTAGGTACTCGTCCAGTCGCACGTGTTATGCCTAACACTTCTGCTACTATTGGGATGTCTGCAAGTGGGATTGCATTTAATGACAAAGTAACAGCAGCACAGCGCTCAATTTTCTTACAGCTTTTAGAGGCGGTTGGTTCAGTCATTGAAGTGGATGAGGATCAACTACATGCAGTAACGGCCCTTTCAGGTAGTGGTCCAGCTTATATTTATTATTTAATGGAGGCCTTTGAACGAGTCGGTACAAAGGTGGGGCTCCCAAAGGATACTGTACGACTATTAATGACACAAACACTTGCTGGCACTGCTGAAATGTTAAAGCAATCTGTTGACGAGCCTGATGTCTTGCGCCGAAAAGTAACAAGTCCAGGTGGCACAACGGAAGCTGGAATTAAGGCTCTTGAACAATATCATTTTAGTGAGGCCATTGAAGCATGTATTAAAGAAGCTGAAGCTCGATCACGTTCACTTGCAAATAGTAAGTAATGAGTGCAAAATAAAGTATATTACTGGGAATTAGGGGGCTTTATTTTGACTAAATTATTCGAACCTTATCAATTACAAACTATCTCATTAAAAAATCGTATTGTTATGGCACCGATGTGTATGTACTCGGCACAGGATGATGGCCTTGTTACACCATTTCACCAAGTACATTATGCAACACGAGCGGCTGGTCAAGTTGGTTTAATCATTGTCGAAGCTACTGGTGTCGTACCAGAGGGGCGTATATCTAGTAACGATCTTGGTATTTGGGATGACGCTCACATCGAAGGTTTAAGTCAATTAGTTCAAGGCATGAAGGCATACGGAGCCAAAACAGGTATACAACTTGCACACGCTGGCCGTAAAGCAACTGTAGAGGGAGAAATATTTGCACCCTCAGCCATTGCATTTAGCGATGCTTATAAAACACCAACTGAGATGACATTAGAAGACATTGAATATGTTATAGAAGCATTTAAGCTAGCAGCTGTTCGTGCATCTAAAGCAGGCTTTGATGTACTTGAAATACATGGCGCACATGGCTATTTAATTAGTGAATTTTTATCACCTGCAACGAATAAACGCAATGACCAATACGGTGGCTCACAGGAAAATCGTTATCGCTTATTACGTCAAGTTATCGATGCTATTCGCAGTGTTTGGGAAGGTCCTTTACTTGTGCGTGTTTCCGCTGAAGACTATGCAGAAGATGGTACAACAATGGATGACTTTATCATCTTCAGTCGCTGGATGAAATCACAGGGTGTCGATTTTGTGGATGTTTCTACAGGTGGTGTCGTGCAAGCACATATTAATGTTTTTCCAGGCTACCAAGTGCCTCATGCTGAAGCGATTAAGCACGGTGCTGATATCCCAACTGGTGCAGTCGGCCTTATTACGACAGCCATTCAAGCAGAGGAAATTTTACAAAATAATCGTGCTGACTTAATTTTCTTAGCACGCGTTCTCCTTCGCGAGCCCTATTGGCCACTACATGCTGCTAAGGAATTAGGAAAAGAAGTTCAACCTCCAGTGCAATACGTACGAGGTTGGTAAAAATAACGGTATAGTGACTATTCACTATAATGTAAAAAAACAGCTTGTTGATTTATGTTAACAAGCTGTTTTTATTCAATAAAGAGGATTTTGTGTAATTTCTTCATCAATTGCCTTCACTAACGTCTCTGCATCATCTGCAGTGACGACTTCTCCATTGACGATAGCGAAGATCCCTTGCTCACAAATTTCACAATGCGATGTACAGCCGGATTCTTCAATTTCAATATCAGATCTTTCAATTAATACATCATAGGCATCTGCTGCACCCAGGGATAAGTTTGTAATACAAAACTCCACTCTATTTTTCAATTGCTGTGGCTCTTTCTTTTTCTTAAAAAGAGAAAATACCATCTTTTGATTTCCCCTACTCTCTCAAACAACTATCAATTAAAATGAAATATATTCCATCCTAAACAAATTTTATACGTTTGATTTATTTAGTTCTGTAAAGCTGAATGCATTAGTTAAAAGCTTTAAGATTAAAACCTCTAACGTTTTAGCAAAAAAGCCTTGTCCTAGATGAAGTGAGACAATAAATATGCGAAATAATAAACCTATTTTTCCCCAATCAACACGCCTGTTAAAAAAACATATTTAAAGGTGGTCTTTTGAGTTATTCTTTACATTTGTTTTGCAAGTAAAAGTAAATACTAATAGTGCTAGAATAAGCTCTTAACTGATAAAATTATATAAACCATTCACCTTTTCTTCATGAATAACTTCCAACATATTAAACAATAACTTAACATTGTTACTTTTATTTCCATCAGTTAAAATAGTATAGATATAGTTATGCACTGGACAACAAAACGTTTCATCCTCAGAGACTACACAATAACCTCTATTTTCATTTTTCTCTATATGCCTCCATTTCCAACCGTATTTTTTTTCTACAATAAATCCATATAATGAACCAATTTCAAATGCTATCTCTTCCACTTCTTCGTCTATTAATTTATTATCTCTATAATGAGACAACGCTGATTTAATATTGTCGAGTGACATTAAATAATTATCAATATCTACTATTTCTAATTTTTCCTGACTCAAAACAGATAAACGTTTTATTTCATCCATTTCTTCACTTTTTAATGTGCGCACTTTAAGATCATCCTGACAAACTAACCAATTTTCTGGCATGATTCTTCCCCCTGGGAACTTCTTCAGATTTTTTTGTTTTAACTTTACTTGTAATTTTTCAAGTCTTTATAATTGTTTCCTAGTTTCCATTGAATCTACTTCCGTGCTATATATGTAATAAGGGCGCTGTACAGATTAAACCTCTACCTCCCGTAATTTCAACTAACCGATATACAAATACTTAATCAAATTTTCAACATACTCTTCTTTTTTCAAAATATTATTCAAAGAAGATTTTAACATTACAATAAAATCATCATAGAATTCAAAGGTTTCTTCGTCCATTATCTCTCCTTCAAATTTCTCATGCACTAATACTAATATCACCGAAAGAGAATCTAGAAAATCCGAAAAAGAATCTGCAACTGGAAATAAATCACTCGTTTCATAGCTTGCTAAAACAGGTGAACCTTCTTGGTTTGTAACAACTACAATTGGATCATCATCCTTGTCTGCTAATACAATCCAATTTGGATCCCAATTTGGATTTTCATTTTTCTCGGATCCAATCCATCGAAATCCTTCTTGCCTACGCTCCAAATTATCAGGTGAGTAAAGATAAAGGTCAATATCTCCAAAATCGATACCTATACCGTCTAAATGATATCCATCATCTCTAACATCACAAATTATTTCGCATTTTTTATAAAAATATTCCAATATTCTAATTCCGGAGAAAGCTGTATTTCTTTACTTATTTCTAAAGTTGAAAAATCTGATCTGTAATGAAATTCTCCTGTTTTTATAACAGGTGAACTTCTAGGAAATTTTTTAGTTGTTTGTATAAAACGTTTTAACGCTTGCTCTACGCTCGACATACTAACTCCCTTTCTTTTCATTAATTTCAAAGAACCCCTTGCTTAATTTTGAAAAACATCTATAAAATAAAATTACATCTAAAATAGGAGTAACAATAACATCCGGTTTCTAGGATTCATGCTACTCTTTTGATGTAAGTTTAAATTTCATTCTAGTATAGCCATCAGTATTAATTTCACATTAACATACTACTCACAATGATAAATACAACAGTTTTTCTTATTTTTTCAATTTCTGTTTCTGAATAATCGCTATAATGCTAAGGTTTATACACATCAGCTTCATTTGAAGGGACAAAGATAATGCCCTTTAATTTATGTTTTTCAGCTTCTTTTTTAAATTCTTCTGAACAAAATAATATACTTGAAAGGCTTGTATTATTTATTAGGAAAACATCTGGGAGAGTATTTGATTCTTTCAGCTGTAAATCCCATATTTTTTTTATACGTCCATCTTGCTTATAAAATTCAATATTTGATTTCTCCATATCTATTACATCTTCTAACCTCTCATAAAATCGCACATAATAATATTCCTTTGAAGTTAGGCTTTTTTTATGCCTGTTCACCATATGCAATTTAGTGTATTGAAAATTGGCAACTCCAAATTTTAGTAATAATTTTAGAAATTCTGAAGATAAGAAAAAACCGTCTCTATCCCATCTCAAATCAAAATCATATTTTATATCTTTTGAAACAAACCATAATTCTTCAGGCAGTTCTGTTTTAATATTTCTTGTGGTTCTCCATTCCCCTGCATCAGAGTCTCTCGCTTCAAAAGGATCTTTTTCAAAGAATTCTGTATGCATAAGCCCTTCTAGGTAAGTAGGACAAAATATACCTTCTTTTTTAAAAATCGCATATGTATTTCCCATATTAAAAATGCCATTCCCTTCATTTAAGATAATCTACTATTCAGTGTTTTCATTTTAGTTTTTTCAAAAATAATATTCTTTCATACCTTCTTTCAACTCAGAACTGCTAGCTGTTTTGGTCCCCTTGCCGTACAGATGAAGGAATAATCAATTAAAAAATTTATTCAATTCTCGCATATGTAAAATTACAATGATTGTTAAAGCATGTTGTTATTCATAGATCTTACCGACATAAAATACGGTAGCTAAGAAATTCCAATCAATGTTATTTGGTACGGGTAAACCACTATTTATATAATAACCCTCCATAGCCTCTATCCATGATTCAATTGCTTCAAGATAGTTATTAATAGATTTATTTTCCCATTCATCTACATTAAGTTTAAAATCCTTTGAAAGCATATTTAAAAACTCTAAAAATTCATCCTTTGTAGCCACTTGTTCGATTTTCTCATAAAATTCCATATATTATCACCTTTCCATTTTAGCTTTAGGGCCTGCGTACAATTTGAATTAAAAATAGCTCTTTACGTTACACAACGACAATATTTTTTCGCCATTTTTATCCTTTCACACTAATCTTGTTGGTAGTATTCAGGATCTTCGATAATCTTTAATAAAAATTCCTCAAGAGAGTTTGCAATCTTTTTTTCGTTATCATAGACAGCATTTTGTTCTTCATCAGTTAATCCGATTGAAAAAGGCACTGATTCCCATCCAGTAAAGAAAACTAATTTACTATCTTCATCGTAGTTTGGATAAGCATCAAAAAAACCTTGTCTTAATCGAAAATCCCTAATTGATGCGGGACTCAATACACAATTTTCGTCAAGATCTTCGTCGCCCACAAAAGACCCGTAGCCGATCTCCGTCAAAAATAGCTTTAGATCTTTTGGAAAAACAATACCTAGTTCATCTTCCACTCGTTCAACTTCATTACTTTTTATTTTGGAAAACTGTAGATTAGAGTTATCTTTAATAAATGAAAATTTCATTGAGCAGCCCTCCTTTCATTCTGCAAGTTAGACTTCCTTTCTTGTAACAACTTATTGATTTCATCTTTTTTGTGAGAGTAATGTCTTTTTTCAGGATGAAATGCAACCTCTCTT
Proteins encoded in this region:
- a CDS encoding SMI1/KNR4 family protein; translation: MKFSFIKDNSNLQFSKIKSNEVERVEDELGIVFPKDLKLFLTEIGYGSFVGDEDLDENCVLSPASIRDFRLRQGFFDAYPNYDEDSKLVFFTGWESVPFSIGLTDEEQNAVYDNEKKIANSLEEFLLKIIEDPEYYQQD
- the namA gene encoding NADPH dehydrogenase NamA yields the protein MTKLFEPYQLQTISLKNRIVMAPMCMYSAQDDGLVTPFHQVHYATRAAGQVGLIIVEATGVVPEGRISSNDLGIWDDAHIEGLSQLVQGMKAYGAKTGIQLAHAGRKATVEGEIFAPSAIAFSDAYKTPTEMTLEDIEYVIEAFKLAAVRASKAGFDVLEIHGAHGYLISEFLSPATNKRNDQYGGSQENRYRLLRQVIDAIRSVWEGPLLVRVSAEDYAEDGTTMDDFIIFSRWMKSQGVDFVDVSTGGVVQAHINVFPGYQVPHAEAIKHGADIPTGAVGLITTAIQAEEILQNNRADLIFLARVLLREPYWPLHAAKELGKEVQPPVQYVRGW
- a CDS encoding DUF1450 domain-containing protein, with translation MVFSLFKKKKEPQQLKNRVEFCITNLSLGAADAYDVLIERSDIEIEESGCTSHCEICEQGIFAIVNGEVVTADDAETLVKAIDEEITQNPLY
- the proC gene encoding pyrroline-5-carboxylate reductase, with product MKKILFIGAGSMAEALIQGWIKQKVFTAQEIYVTNRSDKERLHFLHDTYGVNCNFSHDIYQQADLIILAMKPKDAVAAMHMLKPKITEQSAVLSILAGIAITTITEHLGTRPVARVMPNTSATIGMSASGIAFNDKVTAAQRSIFLQLLEAVGSVIEVDEDQLHAVTALSGSGPAYIYYLMEAFERVGTKVGLPKDTVRLLMTQTLAGTAEMLKQSVDEPDVLRRKVTSPGGTTEAGIKALEQYHFSEAIEACIKEAEARSRSLANSK
- a CDS encoding DUF1629 domain-containing protein, translated to MGNTYAIFKKEGIFCPTYLEGLMHTEFFEKDPFEARDSDAGEWRTTRNIKTELPEELWFVSKDIKYDFDLRWDRDGFFLSSEFLKLLLKFGVANFQYTKLHMVNRHKKSLTSKEYYYVRFYERLEDVIDMEKSNIEFYKQDGRIKKIWDLQLKESNTLPDVFLINNTSLSSILFCSEEFKKEAEKHKLKGIIFVPSNEADVYKP
- a CDS encoding SMI1/KNR4 family protein gives rise to the protein MEYFYKKCEIICDVRDDGYHLDGIGIDFGDIDLYLYSPDNLERRQEGFRWIGSEKNENPNWDPNWIVLADKDDDPIVVVTNQEGSPVLASYETSDLFPVADSFSDFLDSLSVILVLVHEKFEGEIMDEETFEFYDDFIVMLKSSLNNILKKEEYVENLIKYLYIG